The bacterium genomic interval GTACAACCCGAAGGTCAACGACACGGTGGCGTCCCTTTTCGGGTTCGCACGAGCACATCCGCAGGCCCCGGCGGAGGACGTCCAGGGCACTCTGCGTATCCAATTGGAGTTGGGTAACGGTCTGGGAGAGCTCACCGGCCTTCCAAACGTCAGCTTCGCTCCCGCGGCGGGCGCGCACGGAGAGCTGGCGGGTATTTTCATGGTGGCTCGGGCCCTCGAGGAACGGGGAGAGCTCGGAACCCGTCGCCGCATCCTCGTTCCGGATTCGGCCCACGGCACCAACCCGGCAACCGCGGCGATGGCCGGATTCAAGGTCACGCAGATCCCGACCGGCGCCGATGGCTCGCTCGATCGGGCCACGATCGAGCGAGAGCTCGACGAGACCGTGGCGGCGGTCATGGTCACCGCGCCGAACACCCTCGGGTTATGGGAGCGCGGCATCGAGGAGGTCGCCCGACTCATCCACGACGCCGGTGGGTACCTGTACGGCGACGGAGCGAACTTCAACGCGATCATGGGCCGCGTGCGCTTCGGAGACCTGGGCTTCGATGTCGTCCACCTCAACCTCCACAAGAGCTTCAGCACCCCTCACGGTGGCGGAGGTCCGGGCGCCGGACCCGTATTGTGCTCCGAGGAGTTGGCTCCCTACCTGCCGACGCCGGTGGTGGAGGAAGGCGATGACGGTCTCGTGCGCCTGGTCGCGCCCGAGCGCAGCATCGGACGGCTCCAGCAATTCCAGGGCAACGCCGCCGTCCTGGTCCGGGCCTATGCGTACATGCGGGCGTTGGGGCTCGACGGCCTGCGCGCCGCCTCCGGCCAGGCCGTGCTCAACGCCAACTACGTGCGCGCCCTGCTCCATGGCCATTACGACCTGCCGTACGACCGTCCGGTGCTGCATGAGGTGGTTTTCTCCGGCTCCCGCCAGCGCCGGGAGCTCGGGGTGCGAACCTACGACATCGCCAAGCGCCTGATCGACCACGGTTTCCATCCGCCGACGGTCTACTTCCCGTTGATCGTCGAGGAGGCTCTGATGATCGAGCCCACCGAATCCGAGCCTCCCGAGGCGATCGAAGCGCTGGTCGAAGCCCTGATCTCGGTGGCGGAGGAAGCCGAGAGCGATCCCGACACGCTGCACCACGCGCCCTGGACCGCACCCATAGGCCGCCTGGACGAGGCCACCGCCGCCCGCCGCCCCGTACTCCGCTGGCAGGACGGCTCGTAGGATCCCATTTCAGGCTGTTCCAAAGTCAGACTTCGGAGCAGCCTTCCGCGAAGGCGGCGCTTCGCGACTGTGTAGCCTGGGAGCGTGTTCGAGCACCCGATCCGATGGGAGTCCCGACGCTCGCCGATCCTGTCGACGAGGGGTGTGGTGGCCTCGAGTCAGCCGCTGGCTACCCTGGCCGGAATCTCGGTTCTGCAGTCGGGCGGCAATGCAGCCGACGCCGCCGTTGCGACCGCCGCGGCGCTGGCGGTAGTCGAACCGGGCTCCACGGGCATCGGCGGTGACTGCTTCTCCCTCTTCTATGACGCCGGCCGAGGCGTGGTCGATGCTGTCAACGGCAGCGGACGGAGCCCCAAGGCTCTGACACCGGAAATTGCCGGGGGACCGGCCGGTTTCGATCCCCAGGGACCCCACGCGGTAACTGTGCCCGGCACGGTCGCAGGCTGGGTGGACACCGTGGAGCGCTTCGGGCGTATGTCGGTGGCTGAGGTGCTGGCGCCGGCCATCGCGCTGGCCGAGGACGGGTTTCCGGTGACGCCCATCATCAGCGGCGGCTGGAAGGGGCAAGAAGATCTTTTGAGGGCCAAGGGACCTGCCGGCCACGATCTGCTGGTGGACGGCCGTGCTCCGAGGCCAGGGGAGGTGTGGACAAACGCGTCGATCGCCCGGGTGATGCGCGCCGTGGCGGAGGGCGGCGCCGATGCCTTCTATAGCGGGTGGCCGGCGCGGGCCATCGTAGAGGCTGTGCAGCTGAACGGCGGCTGCATGACGGCCGACGATCTCCGAGATCACCGCTCATCCTTCGACAACCCGATCTCAACCACCTACCGTGGCTACACCATCTACGAGTGTCCTCCCAACGGCCAGGGCATCACCGCGCTAATGGCTCTGAACATCCTGGAGGGATTCGACATCCCTTCGACCCGACCGAGGTCGCCGGAAGCGTTGCACACAACCATCGAGGCGATCCGCCTGGCCTTCGCCGACGCCCGGGCCTACGTCGCGGATCCCACCCGCTCCCGCGTCCCCGTCACTGCCATGCTCAGCAAACGGTACGCGGCGAAGCGTCGCCGGCTCATCTCCTCCGATGGCGCGATCGAGTTCGCAACCGCCGGACACCTGCCGGGCGGCTCCGACACCGTCTACCTATGCACGGTCGACGGAGAGGGGAACGCATGCTCCTTCATCAACAGCAACTATCACGGCTTCGGAAGCGGCATCGTGCCCCGTAGCTGCGGATTCAGCCTGCAGAACCGCGGTGCCGGGTTCGTCCTAGAACCGGACCACCCCAATGCCCTGGAGGGCGGGAAGCGCCCCTACCACACCATCATTCCTGCCATGCTCACCCGGCCCGATGGGTCGCTCGTGGGGCCCTTCGGGGTGATGGGCGGGTGGAATCAGCCCCAGGGACATGTCCAGGCGGTGATCAATCTGGTGGACCGCGGCATGGATCCCCAGAGTGCCATAGAAGAGCCTCGCTTCTCGATCTACGACGACCCGCCCAATGGCAATATCTGGGTCGAGGACACCATACCGGAGGGCACGATCAGCGCCTTGGCCCGACTCGGGCACCCCGTCCGTCCCGCTTCGGGCGGCCTGCGAACAAGAGTGGTAGGCCAAGGGCAGATCATCGTGCGCGACCCGGAGACCGGCGTCCTCTGGGGCGGCTCCGATCCCAGAGGCGACGGCTGCGCCATCGGTCTCTGATCTCTCTTTTCCTAAATCACCTGCGATGAGGCTGCGGGCGTTCGTCTAGCGTCAGATCGGTCAACGCAGTCAGGCGTGCCGGGATGCCCGAGCCGGACTCCAGGTCTGCCGACGGTGTCGCCCGGCCAAAGCGGGTCGTGATCGGTACCGTCCCCGCCCACGAAGGCCCTTCGATGTCCTCGGGATCGTCGATCGGATCCCCGGTTCTCACTTTCGCGGATGCTTCTACCAGGGAGAGCTCCAGGACCAGGGTCTTGCGCAGCTCGGACAGCGACGGCGGGCGGACATCGTCCCAGTGGGGTACTACGTGGTCGGTGATGAGCCTGAGGGCTTCGAGCTTCCGCCTCTCGTCGCGGATCCGTAGGCCGCGGCCCCGCACCACCACCGAGCGGTAGTTCATCGAGTTGTGGAAGGGGGAGCGGGCCATCACCAGCCCGTCGAGGTGCGTTACGGTGGCACAGATCTCCTGCTCATCACCCGAGCCGAGGAGGTGATTGGCGATAGCCCCGTGCAGATAGAGCATCTCTTCGTCGCGACCGTAAGCCATCGGGAGAACGAGGGGCCCGTCGGGTGTGGCCACACCGACATGGGCTATGACGCCGGCGTCCAGGATCTCCAACACGTCTGCCCGGTCGTAGCGGGCCCGTTCCCGGCCGCGGCGCACCCTCGTGCGGGCAGACGGCGGTGCATGGCTGTTCTGAGGTTGAATGTCGTCCATGGCCGGGGGAGGGTAGCGCCAGCGCCCGCGTAGTGGCAGCGGGGCCGGCGTCAGGAGTGGTCCAGGAGCGTTCGGATAATCCTTCTGACCTGATGACTGGTGTCGGGGGCTACCGAGCCGAGGCGGCGTACGAGTCTGTTGCGGTTGATCGAGCGAATGAGCTCGCACTGGATGAAGCTCGTGCGGTCGAGACCCGTCTGAGGTGTCGGCTCGACCTCGATATGGAGGGAAAGGCGTCGATACGTGGTCGTCAGCGGAACAACGATGACGAACGGGAACCCGGTCCCGAACGTCGGCGGCGGACCGATGACCAGGGCGGGCCTGTGCGATGCCGGCTCTCCTGGATACGGGTTGCCGAAACTGACGAGCCAGAGTTCGTCAATCGAGGCCATCGGCAACGGAAGTCGACTCCGCCTGCGCCAGGTACGAGGACCATGCTGCCCGGTCCCTCCGGAGTTCCTCGACTTCGGCCGCCACGCGATGGGCGAACCGTTGGCGACTAAGCGCCTCGGCGGCCTCCCGGATGGTCGCTCCGAGAGACACCCCAGCCCGTTCACTCATCCGCACGAGGCGCGCGTGAGTCTCCCTGTCTATCCGGACTGTTGTAGTACTCATGGTCTAAGTATACATTATGTATACAGCATCGTACATGCCGGTGCTCGAACTAAGTCTTGTGGACTAAGTTGGCTGAGGAGACACCGTATGCGAATCGTCAACATGCATGAAGCCAAGACACACTTGTCGCGGCTCGTTGCGGCCGCGGCGAATGGCGAGCCGTTCGTCATCGCACGCGCAGGGACCCCGCTGGTCAAGGTGATAGCGGTCGACGCTCCGGCGCCTGGACCGAAGCGGCGTGTGGGGTTCCTGGAGGGCCGTTTCACAGTTCCCGACGACTTCGATCGCATGGGAGCCGGAGACATAGCCGCCATGTTCGAGTCTGACACATAAGCCTGTTACTCGACACCCACGTCCTGCTAAGGCTCCATCGAGGTCGTCTGGAGGGGCCGAGGCCCCACTGTCGGAGCGGAGGCTCAGAGGGTCTGCCGTACCTTGTCGGCACCATGGAACAGGATGTCGCGCACCGCGTCGGAGGCCTTGCTGTGGAACTTCACCGTTTCCGGGTCGAAGTCCCTGGTGGGCCGAGGGGTGTGGGTGAAGTGCCGGTGGGTGTCCTCGCCGCGGACCAGCGCAGCGCTGTCCCAGTCGCCGATGATCTGGCGGGTCCTGGTCGGCATGTAGTGGAACGAGACCCCGATCCGGCGGTCGCCGGACGTGTTGGGGGAGGAGGCGTGAGCCAGCCGGCCGTTGTGCATCGAGATCTCACCGGGCCGTAACGGCATCGAGACGGTGTCGGCCTCGTCGACCTCCACCGTTATCTCCTGGCCACGGGTCAGCATGTTGTCCTCTTGGAACGTGTCGCTATGGGGCATGAACTCGCCCCGGTGGCTACCCGGCAGGACGCTCATGCAGCCGCTCTCGGGCGTGGCGGGTGACAACGCCAGCCAGACCGTTATCAGGTCGTCCGTGTCCAGCCCCCAGTAGTTGAGGTCCTGGTGCCACGACACGTAGGACTTGGTCTCGGGCTCCTTGATCCAGAACAGAGTGTTCCAGCACAGGATGTTCTCGCCGATCAGGTCCTCGACCGTATCGAGCACCGTCGCGTCACGCATCAACTCGTCGACCCATAGGAACAGCAGGTGGCACTTGTTGCGAAGGGCCCCTGACACCGGCCCACCCTGCTCGGATTCGAAATCCTCGAGCAGCCGCCGGTAGCCGGCCGCACGGGCCCCATCCATCACCCGAACCGGGCATATGTACCCGTCTCGCCGGTACTGAGCCACCTGGTCGGCGGTAAGGCGCTTGGACATCACGTTTTCCTCTCGGCAACCGCGCCTGATCCTAGCGATGGGGTCTCCCACGATGTCCGGTCCGGTTGTACCGGGCGGGATAGACTTGAGGAGAATGGGGTAGGCCCCGCCGAGTCCATAGTCCGGTCTGTCCGCGACGGCAGGAGGACCGCCCGCGAGGTGGTCGAGAATTACCTCGAGATCGCCGAGGCGAAGAACCCGGACCTCAATGCCTTCACCGAACTCGACCCCGTCGGCGCGCTGCGACAGGCCGACCTGGTCGACGCCGGGTCCCGCGCCGGCTCGCTGGCGGGCGTCCCGATTGCCCTGAAGGACCTGATCGATCATGCCGGGCATGTGACGACCGCCGGGTCGGGCTTCTACCGCCACCAGGCTGAGGTGTCGGCCCCGGTTGTCGAACGCTTGGAGGCCGCGGGGGCGATCATCATGGGCCGTACCGGGCTGGACGAGTTCGCGTACGGAGGCACCTCCGAGAATCCCTGGTTCGGGGTGGTTCGCAACCCTTGGGACCGCACGCTGTCGCCGGGCGGGTCGTCCGGGGGATCGGCCGTAGCCGTCGCGGCGGGGATGGCCCCGGCCGCCATCGGCACGGACACCGGAGGTTCGGTACGGGTGCCGGCCGCCATGTGCGGCGTAGTCGGCCTCAAGGTGACCCACGGCCGCGTCCCGCTCACCGGGGTGTTCCCGTACGCCGGATCGATGGACACCGTGGGACCGCTGGCCACCACCTGCGGCGACGCGCGCCTCCTGTACAGGGCAATGAAGGGGTTCGACCGGAGCGACCCCTGGTCCGACCCCAGGGATCTGCCCGGCCGCAGGCTCCGCTCGCTCGACCGGGTCCGGGTCGCCTTGCCCGTAGGCTGGCTCGAGTGGGTGCCGACATCGGATGAGATCAGGACCGCGTTCGAAACGTTCTGCGACCGGCTCAGGGAGGCCGGCCCGAGGGTCGAGTCGCGGCGCCACGAGGCCTTGGTCCCGGACCCGGTCCGCATGGCGCTGTCCTCGGCCGAGGCAGCCGCCGTCCATCGGCAGTGGATCGACGACCCCGACAAGCCATACGGACCTGAAGTCCGGGGGCGCGTCGAGACGGCGATACAGACCACGACCGACGAGTACACGCGGGCGTTGCGATGGAAGGCCGGATTAGTCCAGGCGGTCCGGAGGATCTTCTCAGAATACGACCTGATCCTGACGCCGACGGTAGGCCACAACCGCAAGACGATCGGGGTCGACGGGATAGTGGTCGGGGGCAAGCGCCACTGGACCGGCGACGTGATGGGCGGCTTCACGTCCCCGGTCAACGTGCTGGGCTGCCCGGCGATCTCGCTGCCCCTCGCCGACGACTGGACGCCACCTCCTGCGGTGCACCTGATCGCTCCCTGGTGGGAGGAGGAGCTCCTGCTCGACGTCGGAGAGTTCTTGGAACGGACCGGGCTCGTGGCATGGAGACCTCCTCCTGACCCCAGCCCATAGGCCAGCTTTACATAACGTGCATTATGGGACATCCGACACCAGGGTCGCTTGGCTGCGCTCTCCTATTGGTTTGTATTGCTGCCCCCATGCTCCGACTCAACGTTTCGATGCCGCATGACCCGTCTCACGCGGATTAATGGTCGCGGATCTCTCCCCCGGCTACACGCCTGACGCCGATCATTCAATCAAACTAGTTTGCGAAGCAAACTCAGGTGGTCTAGGATGGTTTTGCACCACGAACTACGGGCAGTGTCCAGGCCCCTGACGACTACGGAGGCACGCTATGGGGAGCACTGATCGCATCCCCTTTTCTCGCCACCTCTTCGCCGATGAATAGCCGTAGGCCGGACGGTCACACCTCGCAGCGGATGGTCGCCGGGAAGCTTACGACGGATCGGACTCACGAGGACGCCGCTTTTCTCACCGCTATGGGGCTTAGCAAGAGCTTCGACGGCGCACCGGTAGTCGACGACGTCTCCTTCTCCATCGGACGGCAGGAGGTGTTCGGGCTGCTCGGCCCCAACGGCGCCGGCAAGACGACCACGATCAGGATGCTCTCGACCGTGCTGGCGCCCGACACGGGCGACGTGACGATCGGTGGACACTCGGTGCTGCGGGAGGCGGACGAGGTGCGGAGGATCATCGGCGTCTGCCCCCAGGAGCTTGCCCTCTATGAGGAGTTGTCGGCCAGGGACAATCTGGTCTTTTTCGGGCGGATGGCGGGACTCGGTCGCAGGCAGGCAAAGGAGGCCGCCGCCGAGAACCTGGAGTTGGTCGGATTGGCTGACCGCGCGTCGGACGCCGTGCGGAAGTTCTCCGGGGGCATGAAGAGGCGGGTCAACATCGCGGTGGCCCTGATGAGCAGGCCCCAGCTCCTCTTCCTGGACGAGCCCACCGTGGGTGTCGACCCGCAGTCGCGCAACCACATCTTCGAGACGATCCTCCGGCTCCGGGACGAGGGCATGACCGTGCTCTACACCACGCACTACATGGAGGAGGCCGACCGGCTGTGCGACAACATCGGCGTGATGGACCGCGGCCGGCTCATCGCGCTGGACACACCCGTAGGGCTTAGGTCCACAATCGGCGATCCCGAAGAGGTCACGTTGGAGCAGGTCTTCCTCAACCTCACGGGCCGCAGTCTCCGCGACTGAATGCTTCGCCCACTAGTTCTTGCCTGGATCGAGCTGAAGAGGTTCGGCGCCGACCGTGGCG includes:
- a CDS encoding ABC transporter ATP-binding protein is translated as MGLSKSFDGAPVVDDVSFSIGRQEVFGLLGPNGAGKTTTIRMLSTVLAPDTGDVTIGGHSVLREADEVRRIIGVCPQELALYEELSARDNLVFFGRMAGLGRRQAKEAAAENLELVGLADRASDAVRKFSGGMKRRVNIAVALMSRPQLLFLDEPTVGVDPQSRNHIFETILRLRDEGMTVLYTTHYMEEADRLCDNIGVMDRGRLIALDTPVGLRSTIGDPEEVTLEQVFLNLTGRSLRD
- the gcvPB gene encoding aminomethyl-transferring glycine dehydrogenase subunit GcvPB, encoding MSGSGPGVADFGARLSFDRGEPGRRAVDVPSWSGEETPLPDDRLLRDSVRLPELSQGGLVRYYTALSARNYGIDSGTYPLGSCTMKYNPKVNDTVASLFGFARAHPQAPAEDVQGTLRIQLELGNGLGELTGLPNVSFAPAAGAHGELAGIFMVARALEERGELGTRRRILVPDSAHGTNPATAAMAGFKVTQIPTGADGSLDRATIERELDETVAAVMVTAPNTLGLWERGIEEVARLIHDAGGYLYGDGANFNAIMGRVRFGDLGFDVVHLNLHKSFSTPHGGGGPGAGPVLCSEELAPYLPTPVVEEGDDGLVRLVAPERSIGRLQQFQGNAAVLVRAYAYMRALGLDGLRAASGQAVLNANYVRALLHGHYDLPYDRPVLHEVVFSGSRQRRELGVRTYDIAKRLIDHGFHPPTVYFPLIVEEALMIEPTESEPPEAIEALVEALISVAEEAESDPDTLHHAPWTAPIGRLDEATAARRPVLRWQDGS
- a CDS encoding type II toxin-antitoxin system prevent-host-death family antitoxin encodes the protein MRIVNMHEAKTHLSRLVAAAANGEPFVIARAGTPLVKVIAVDAPAPGPKRRVGFLEGRFTVPDDFDRMGAGDIAAMFESDT
- a CDS encoding phytanoyl-CoA dioxygenase family protein; translation: MSKRLTADQVAQYRRDGYICPVRVMDGARAAGYRRLLEDFESEQGGPVSGALRNKCHLLFLWVDELMRDATVLDTVEDLIGENILCWNTLFWIKEPETKSYVSWHQDLNYWGLDTDDLITVWLALSPATPESGCMSVLPGSHRGEFMPHSDTFQEDNMLTRGQEITVEVDEADTVSMPLRPGEISMHNGRLAHASSPNTSGDRRIGVSFHYMPTRTRQIIGDWDSAALVRGEDTHRHFTHTPRPTRDFDPETVKFHSKASDAVRDILFHGADKVRQTL
- a CDS encoding pyridoxamine 5'-phosphate oxidase family protein, translating into MRRGRERARYDRADVLEILDAGVIAHVGVATPDGPLVLPMAYGRDEEMLYLHGAIANHLLGSGDEQEICATVTHLDGLVMARSPFHNSMNYRSVVVRGRGLRIRDERRKLEALRLITDHVVPHWDDVRPPSLSELRKTLVLELSLVEASAKVRTGDPIDDPEDIEGPSWAGTVPITTRFGRATPSADLESGSGIPARLTALTDLTLDERPQPHRR
- a CDS encoding gamma-glutamyltransferase family protein, producing the protein MFEHPIRWESRRSPILSTRGVVASSQPLATLAGISVLQSGGNAADAAVATAAALAVVEPGSTGIGGDCFSLFYDAGRGVVDAVNGSGRSPKALTPEIAGGPAGFDPQGPHAVTVPGTVAGWVDTVERFGRMSVAEVLAPAIALAEDGFPVTPIISGGWKGQEDLLRAKGPAGHDLLVDGRAPRPGEVWTNASIARVMRAVAEGGADAFYSGWPARAIVEAVQLNGGCMTADDLRDHRSSFDNPISTTYRGYTIYECPPNGQGITALMALNILEGFDIPSTRPRSPEALHTTIEAIRLAFADARAYVADPTRSRVPVTAMLSKRYAAKRRRLISSDGAIEFATAGHLPGGSDTVYLCTVDGEGNACSFINSNYHGFGSGIVPRSCGFSLQNRGAGFVLEPDHPNALEGGKRPYHTIIPAMLTRPDGSLVGPFGVMGGWNQPQGHVQAVINLVDRGMDPQSAIEEPRFSIYDDPPNGNIWVEDTIPEGTISALARLGHPVRPASGGLRTRVVGQGQIIVRDPETGVLWGGSDPRGDGCAIGL
- a CDS encoding amidase — encoded protein: MVENYLEIAEAKNPDLNAFTELDPVGALRQADLVDAGSRAGSLAGVPIALKDLIDHAGHVTTAGSGFYRHQAEVSAPVVERLEAAGAIIMGRTGLDEFAYGGTSENPWFGVVRNPWDRTLSPGGSSGGSAVAVAAGMAPAAIGTDTGGSVRVPAAMCGVVGLKVTHGRVPLTGVFPYAGSMDTVGPLATTCGDARLLYRAMKGFDRSDPWSDPRDLPGRRLRSLDRVRVALPVGWLEWVPTSDEIRTAFETFCDRLREAGPRVESRRHEALVPDPVRMALSSAEAAAVHRQWIDDPDKPYGPEVRGRVETAIQTTTDEYTRALRWKAGLVQAVRRIFSEYDLILTPTVGHNRKTIGVDGIVVGGKRHWTGDVMGGFTSPVNVLGCPAISLPLADDWTPPPAVHLIAPWWEEELLLDVGEFLERTGLVAWRPPPDPSP